In one window of Mercurialis annua linkage group LG4, ddMerAnnu1.2, whole genome shotgun sequence DNA:
- the LOC126676330 gene encoding uncharacterized protein LOC126676330: protein MDSRGRRKQRWCTQTLTPLMEGPDPDPETQDQVHKKETSWELIREWFRLHKGDGTILSNSKRQDLRLLLGVLACPLAPIPLLPRSNIHHNFHIQENSTAHYIVHQYLAATGCLKREKDMKNMYATGSVKMIRCETEISSGKSVKCLGTRTGENGCFVVWQMMPAKWSLELVVGGNKVIAGSDGKTVWRHTPWLGSHAAKGPQRPLRRIIQGLDPKNTASLFTNAQCLGEKRIGDDDCFVLKVAADRASVTERSEGATEVLRHVLYGYFSQKSGLLIYLEDSHLTRVETQENDNIYWETTIGSSIADYRDVDGVLIAHQGRSVATVFRFEEECVQHSRTKMEEFWRIDDVVFNVAGLSLDSFIPPADIHHTSL from the exons ATGGACTCAAGAGGACGAAGGAAGCAACGATGGTGCACACAGACACTGACGCCTTTGATGGAAGGTCCTGATCCTGATCCTGAGACGCAAGACCAAGTTCATAAAAAGGAGACCTCCTGGGAACTCATTCGCGAATGGTTTCGCCTCCACAAGGGCGACGGAACCATTCTGTCGAATAGTAAAAGGCAAGATTTAAGGCTGTTGCTCGGAGTTCTTGCCTGCCCGCTTGCCCCTATCCCTCTTCTCCCCCGCTCCAACATTCATCACAATTTCCACATTCAG GAAAACTCGACTGCGCATTATATTGTACATCAATATTTGGCAGCGACCGGGTGCTTAAAGAGAGAGAAAGATATGAAAAACATGTACGCCACGGGAAGCGTAAAGATGATCCGTTGTGAGACGGAAATATCATCAGGAAAGAGTGTGAAATGTCTAGGAACCAGAACCGGAGAAAATGGATGTTTCGTTGTTTGGCAAATGATGCCGGCAAAGTGGTCTCTTGAATTAGTTGTCGGCGGTAATAAGGTCATCGCCGGCAGCGATGGCAAGACTGTGTGGCGCCATACTCCTTGGCTGGGTTCTCATGCCGCCAAAGGACCCCAACGCCCTCTACGTCGCATCATTCAG GGCCTTGATCCAAAAAACACGGCGAGCCTATTTACGAATGCGCAATGCTTGGGCGAGAAGCGAATTGGAGACGATGATTGTTTCGTATTAAAAGTAGCAGCAGATCGTGCCTCCGTAACAGAAAGAAGCGAAGGAGCAACAGAAGTGCTTAGGCATGTTTTATACGGATATTTTAGCCAGAAAAGCGGACTTCTAATTTACTTGGAGGATTCCCATCTCACCCGAGTCGAAACCCAAGAGAACGATAATATTTACTGGGAGACTACCATCGGAAGTAGCATTGCAGACTATAGAGACGTTGATGGAGTGTTAATTGCTCATCAAGGTAGATCAGTCGCTACCGTGTTCCGATTCGAAGAGGAATGTGTGCAGCATAGTAGAACCAAAATGGAAGAATTTTGGAGGATTGATGATGTTGTTTTTAATGTTGCTGGCCTTTCTTTAGACTCTTTCATCCCTCCTGCTGATATCCATCACACTTCTCTTTGA